One part of the Cyclobacteriaceae bacterium genome encodes these proteins:
- a CDS encoding DUF2339 domain-containing protein — MDEPLKQLQQLLEKASQLETIQRNLSKEIEVLRGEIEQAQSRLSKPVRPLAAETKPKEETPAPKPIPIPEKEPVLATVTEPKAELKQTPVTQPKKEPTPWEEFIGTNLLNKIGIAILVIGIGFGVKYAIDHDLLNPLTRIILGYLAGAGLLFLALRIKKDYGNFSAVLLSGGMASLYFVTYAAYDFYALIPQVAAFILMVLFTAFTVLAAHHYNLQVIALLGLTGAYAVPFLLSDGSGKALILFSYIAIINSGILVLSFLKGWKITHYTAFALTWLIYISWYLLDYNSDNHFWIALSFALIYFIIFYSALLANKVIKKEPFTIPDLAFLLINSFIHYGIGYAVINSVNDGEQHLGMFTVFNALLHFVVCLVLYKRQEKTEHIFYFIAGLVLTFLSIAVPVQLEGNWVTLIWAAEAVLLFWIGRSKKIKAYELMSYPLVVLAIISLTDDWDTFYQLNLYNPENNTYFTPFLNIHFFTGIWISIALYAIHWLNNYPGYEAPFKSKDLIMVITYGVPTLLLLALYCTFYIEIGYYWDSRMAQTTVTVTYETTSYPELDYTLNSFKSLWRLNFSALLGIILSIACLRYSKVEKTVVPTFIYNYVVIAALIVTGLQELGELRYNYLNPRPSGYFETGIWYLLFRYVVFALTLPLLWFNHRFTQLDFVREDFKKMERIVFHLVILIVLSSELIHWLDFGRIYNTDKLGLSILWGIYASFMIILGLREDQKFIRITAIIIFGITVLKLFVYDMAGMSTIGKTIVMISLGVLMLISSFLYNRRKKVKGL, encoded by the coding sequence ATGGACGAACCGTTGAAGCAGCTTCAGCAGCTTCTTGAAAAGGCCAGCCAGTTGGAAACCATCCAACGCAATCTCAGCAAGGAAATTGAAGTACTGCGCGGGGAAATAGAACAGGCGCAATCGCGCTTGTCAAAACCCGTTAGGCCGCTTGCCGCAGAAACAAAACCGAAAGAAGAAACACCTGCCCCCAAACCGATACCCATACCGGAAAAAGAACCGGTACTAGCTACTGTTACAGAACCAAAAGCTGAGCTTAAGCAAACTCCAGTAACGCAACCAAAAAAAGAACCGACACCCTGGGAAGAGTTTATCGGAACAAACCTTTTAAATAAAATCGGTATTGCCATACTGGTGATAGGTATTGGTTTCGGTGTTAAGTATGCGATTGATCATGATTTATTAAATCCGCTTACACGTATAATACTTGGTTACCTGGCCGGTGCCGGGCTTTTATTCCTGGCTTTACGGATTAAAAAAGATTACGGGAACTTCAGTGCCGTGTTGCTCAGTGGTGGCATGGCATCGCTTTATTTTGTCACCTACGCGGCTTATGATTTTTATGCACTCATTCCACAAGTCGCTGCTTTTATTCTCATGGTACTGTTTACCGCGTTCACGGTATTGGCAGCACACCACTATAACCTGCAGGTAATTGCCTTACTGGGATTAACCGGTGCCTATGCAGTTCCTTTTCTGTTAAGCGATGGATCGGGAAAAGCTTTGATCCTGTTTTCTTATATCGCCATCATTAACAGTGGTATACTCGTTCTTTCTTTTTTGAAGGGTTGGAAGATTACACATTATACCGCTTTTGCGCTTACCTGGCTAATCTACATTTCGTGGTATTTGTTGGACTATAATTCCGATAACCACTTCTGGATTGCCCTGTCCTTTGCGCTCATCTACTTTATTATTTTTTATTCAGCCCTGCTCGCCAACAAAGTAATTAAAAAGGAGCCTTTTACCATCCCGGATCTTGCATTTCTGCTGATCAATTCATTTATCCATTACGGTATTGGCTACGCGGTCATTAATTCCGTTAACGATGGTGAACAACACCTTGGAATGTTTACCGTATTCAACGCCTTGTTGCACTTCGTTGTTTGCCTGGTGCTTTACAAACGCCAGGAAAAAACAGAACACATCTTCTATTTCATCGCAGGCCTGGTACTTACCTTCCTTTCCATAGCCGTGCCCGTGCAACTGGAGGGAAATTGGGTTACATTGATATGGGCCGCGGAAGCGGTGTTGTTATTTTGGATTGGCCGCTCTAAAAAAATCAAGGCTTACGAACTCATGTCATATCCCCTTGTGGTACTGGCCATCATCAGCCTGACGGATGACTGGGATACATTTTACCAACTTAACCTATACAATCCCGAAAACAATACTTACTTCACCCCCTTCTTGAACATACATTTCTTTACAGGCATTTGGATAAGCATAGCCTTGTATGCCATACACTGGCTTAACAACTATCCCGGTTATGAAGCACCTTTTAAAAGTAAGGACCTTATAATGGTCATTACTTACGGGGTACCAACCCTTCTTTTACTGGCTTTGTATTGTACCTTCTACATTGAGATAGGTTATTATTGGGATTCGCGTATGGCACAAACTACAGTAACGGTTACATACGAAACAACCAGCTATCCCGAACTGGACTACACCCTGAACTCCTTTAAAAGTTTATGGCGGCTTAATTTTTCAGCCCTGCTCGGCATAATACTCTCCATCGCATGCCTTCGTTACAGCAAGGTTGAAAAAACCGTTGTACCAACATTTATTTACAATTATGTGGTTATTGCCGCGCTCATCGTTACCGGGTTGCAAGAACTTGGCGAACTGCGATATAACTACCTCAACCCGCGCCCTTCAGGATATTTTGAAACCGGCATTTGGTACCTGTTATTCCGCTACGTGGTATTTGCGTTAACACTTCCCTTGCTCTGGTTTAACCATCGTTTTACCCAACTGGACTTTGTGCGGGAAGATTTTAAAAAAATGGAGCGCATAGTATTTCACCTTGTTATACTGATTGTGCTAAGTAGTGAGCTTATCCATTGGCTGGATTTCGGCCGCATTTACAATACCGATAAATTGGGCCTGAGCATTCTCTGGGGAATTTATGCTTCGTTTATGATCATACTTGGGTTAAGAGAAGACCAGAAATTTATACGTATTACAGCCATCATAATTTTTGGCATAACGGTACTTAAGCTATTCGTTTACGATATGGCCGGCATGAGCACCATTGGTAAAACCATTGTGATGATCAGCCTGGGCGTACTGATGCTGATCTCTTCATTCTTATACAACCGCAGGAAAAAAGTTAAGGGCTTATGA
- a CDS encoding PhoH family protein produces the protein MIEKIITLENVSLVDFLGIENKNITELASAFPKSRIVARGNQLMVKGSTDEVVQIDDIVQALLDHFHRYGRLTEENVQNYITREKQLVLSETAGDDLILHGTKGTPIKAKTPNQQKLVQLVKENDLVFALGPAGTGKTYISVALAVRALKNKQVKKIIITRPAVEAGENLGFLPGDLKEKIDPYLRPIYDGLNDMIPFEKLQYYMEREIIEVAPLAFMRGRTLNNAFILLDEAQNTTAMQMKMVLTRMGPDSKMIVTGDVSQVDLPKKQSSGLTEAVSILKDVKGIGVIELTERDVIRHRLVRDIIDAYAKKSDTP, from the coding sequence TTGATAGAAAAGATCATTACCCTTGAAAATGTTTCCCTGGTGGATTTCCTCGGAATCGAGAATAAGAATATTACTGAACTGGCATCGGCATTTCCTAAAAGCAGGATTGTGGCCCGCGGAAACCAGCTTATGGTAAAGGGCAGCACCGATGAGGTGGTACAGATCGATGACATTGTGCAGGCTTTACTGGATCATTTTCACAGGTATGGCCGCCTGACTGAGGAAAATGTACAGAATTACATTACCCGCGAAAAGCAGTTGGTGTTGAGTGAGACTGCCGGTGATGATTTGATCTTGCACGGCACCAAAGGTACTCCTATTAAAGCCAAAACACCCAACCAGCAAAAGTTGGTACAATTAGTGAAAGAGAATGACCTTGTTTTTGCGCTGGGCCCTGCCGGAACGGGCAAGACCTACATTTCCGTGGCCCTTGCCGTTCGTGCGCTTAAGAATAAACAGGTAAAGAAGATAATCATTACCCGGCCTGCCGTTGAAGCGGGTGAAAACCTGGGGTTTCTTCCCGGTGATTTAAAAGAAAAAATTGATCCGTACCTGCGACCGATTTATGACGGGCTCAACGATATGATTCCTTTCGAGAAACTTCAGTATTACATGGAGCGTGAAATCATTGAGGTTGCCCCGCTTGCCTTTATGCGTGGACGCACACTCAACAATGCTTTTATTTTGTTGGATGAAGCCCAAAACACAACGGCCATGCAAATGAAGATGGTACTTACCCGTATGGGCCCTGATTCGAAGATGATTGTAACCGGTGATGTTTCGCAGGTTGATTTGCCCAAGAAACAAAGCTCAGGGTTGACTGAGGCGGTAAGCATTTTGAAAGATGTTAAGGGTATTGGCGTGATAGAACTTACCGAGCGGGATGTTATCCGCCACAGGCTTGTGCGCGATATTATTGATGCTTACGCTAAGAAAAGTGATACTCCATAG
- the bla gene encoding subclass B1 metallo-beta-lactamase has protein sequence MALPALEKNVQTVYKSGKLEILKLSDHVYQHISYLSTNDFGRVDCNGMIVLQDGEAIIFDTPADNESSIELIDFLTKKVRCKIIGIVPTHFHDDCIGGIETFIRNKIIAYASSQTISLLANKGHHLTTSFISFTDSLNLVAGSAPVLIRYFGKGHTSDNVVAYVPHDGVLFGGCLVKTLGATKGNLADATVTEWPETILRLKKYFPTLKVVIPGHGNSGDAALLDYTITLFEQQ, from the coding sequence TTGGCCTTACCTGCATTGGAAAAGAATGTGCAAACCGTCTACAAGTCAGGTAAGCTGGAAATACTGAAATTGTCTGATCATGTGTACCAGCATATTTCATATTTAAGCACGAACGACTTTGGCCGGGTTGATTGCAATGGCATGATTGTGCTTCAGGATGGAGAAGCAATAATTTTTGACACTCCTGCCGACAACGAAAGTTCAATTGAATTGATCGATTTTTTAACCAAAAAGGTTCGCTGCAAAATCATAGGCATAGTACCTACTCATTTTCACGATGATTGCATTGGCGGGATAGAAACATTTATCCGCAATAAAATTATTGCCTACGCTTCAAGCCAAACTATTTCTTTATTAGCGAACAAAGGTCATCACCTGACTACCTCATTTATCTCGTTTACGGATAGCTTAAATCTGGTAGCCGGGAGTGCTCCGGTATTAATCCGTTACTTTGGCAAAGGGCACACAAGTGATAATGTTGTTGCCTATGTTCCTCACGATGGCGTATTGTTCGGTGGGTGCCTGGTTAAAACACTGGGGGCAACAAAAGGGAACCTGGCGGATGCCACCGTAACCGAATGGCCGGAGACGATTTTGAGGCTAAAAAAATACTTTCCAACTCTAAAAGTTGTTATTCCCGGGCATGGTAATAGCGGTGATGCTGCGCTACTGGATTATACCATAACCCTTTTTGAACAACAATAA
- a CDS encoding DUF4440 domain-containing protein: MFKWLLIFCLLPLALAAQRFPQEEAAIRKVMHLQQEAWNRADIESFMQGYWKSDSLKFIGRQGIHYGWQTTFDNYKKGYPTPEAMGTLTFTILSLEMLSNTSAYMIGRWHLKRTTDEPGGHFTLLWRKINGKWVIVVDHTS, from the coding sequence ATGTTTAAGTGGTTATTGATATTTTGTCTTTTACCGCTAGCGCTTGCTGCCCAACGTTTCCCTCAGGAAGAAGCCGCCATACGGAAGGTAATGCACCTGCAGCAGGAAGCCTGGAACCGGGCCGACATCGAAAGTTTTATGCAGGGTTATTGGAAATCCGATAGCCTAAAATTTATTGGCCGCCAGGGCATCCATTACGGTTGGCAAACCACGTTCGACAATTACAAGAAAGGTTACCCTACACCCGAAGCCATGGGTACGTTAACCTTTACCATCCTTTCACTTGAAATGCTTTCCAATACCTCGGCTTACATGATCGGCCGTTGGCACTTGAAACGCACAACCGATGAACCGGGCGGGCATTTCACCCTTTTGTGGCGAAAAATCAATGGTAAATGGGTAATTGTAGTCGATCATACCAGTTAA
- a CDS encoding aldehyde dehydrogenase (NADP(+)): MAFKDASQAEIDVAVRDAFFTFQSFKNLPSTKRAALLRSMAQEIDGLGQELVKTAMEETELPEARIIAERARTTGHLKMFADYIEEGSWVEARIDTAKPDRAPVPKPDLRKMLMPIGPVVVFGAANFPLAYSTAGGDTASALAAGCTVLVKAHPAHAKTSQLVADAIDRATYVNGVPKGVFQHVHGAGFEVGQALVKHPLTKAVGFTGSFAGGKALFDLANQREEPIPVFAEMSSINPVVLLPQSLKKNFADTATKLAASMVTGVGQFCTNPGLVIAIEHDGLQDFINALAEKIVAQHPETMLHDGIAENYAKKLRQALSQKGVSIEAEASGMPGKRQGKAIVASASASTFMSNPLLAEEVFGPFSLLIRCADRNELHTVISKLHGQLTATMIGEESELIEYQSCFRTLQEKAGRVIINGVPTGVEVCPAMQHGGPFPSTTDSRFTSVGTDAIKRFARPVAFQNCPEALLPNELKEKNPQNIWRMYNGEWKK, encoded by the coding sequence ATGGCTTTTAAGGATGCTTCCCAGGCAGAAATTGACGTAGCCGTGCGCGATGCTTTTTTTACCTTTCAATCGTTTAAGAACCTTCCTTCAACAAAGCGTGCCGCGTTGCTTCGTTCAATGGCGCAAGAAATTGACGGCCTTGGGCAGGAACTGGTGAAAACAGCCATGGAAGAAACTGAGTTGCCGGAGGCGCGGATTATTGCTGAACGTGCACGCACCACAGGCCACCTGAAAATGTTCGCTGATTATATTGAAGAAGGTTCCTGGGTGGAAGCACGCATTGACACAGCAAAACCCGATCGCGCACCGGTACCAAAACCTGATCTTCGTAAAATGCTTATGCCCATTGGCCCGGTGGTTGTATTTGGTGCTGCTAATTTTCCGTTGGCCTATTCCACTGCAGGGGGCGACACGGCATCTGCCCTGGCAGCCGGTTGTACTGTGCTGGTGAAGGCACATCCTGCCCATGCAAAAACTTCACAATTGGTTGCTGATGCGATTGATCGGGCAACATATGTGAACGGGGTACCTAAAGGAGTGTTTCAACATGTACATGGAGCAGGCTTTGAGGTTGGCCAGGCATTGGTCAAGCATCCGCTAACAAAGGCCGTTGGATTTACCGGATCGTTTGCAGGCGGGAAAGCATTATTTGATTTAGCGAACCAGCGTGAAGAACCTATTCCTGTTTTTGCAGAGATGAGCAGCATTAACCCGGTGGTTTTGTTGCCGCAAAGCCTGAAGAAAAATTTTGCTGATACGGCCACAAAGCTGGCGGCATCCATGGTTACCGGTGTAGGTCAGTTTTGCACTAACCCGGGATTGGTTATTGCTATTGAACACGATGGATTGCAGGATTTTATAAATGCCTTGGCTGAAAAAATTGTTGCCCAACACCCGGAAACTATGCTGCATGACGGCATTGCAGAAAATTATGCGAAGAAACTTCGGCAGGCATTAAGCCAGAAAGGCGTAAGCATTGAAGCGGAAGCATCAGGTATGCCCGGCAAACGTCAAGGCAAAGCAATTGTGGCATCAGCATCGGCATCAACATTTATGAGCAATCCCCTTTTAGCAGAAGAAGTGTTCGGGCCCTTTTCATTACTGATACGGTGTGCAGACCGGAATGAATTGCATACGGTGATTTCAAAACTACACGGACAGTTAACAGCAACCATGATTGGTGAAGAATCGGAATTGATTGAATACCAGAGTTGCTTTCGTACCCTGCAGGAGAAAGCCGGAAGGGTAATTATCAACGGAGTACCGACTGGTGTTGAAGTTTGTCCTGCTATGCAACATGGAGGCCCCTTCCCATCCACCACCGATTCGCGCTTTACATCCGTGGGTACCGATGCCATAAAACGTTTTGCCCGGCCGGTGGCCTTTCAAAATTGTCCTGAGGCATTGCTTCCGAATGAATTGAAGGAGAAAAATCCGCAAAACATCTGGCGCATGTACAACGGAGAATGGAAAAAGTAA
- a CDS encoding antibiotic biosynthesis monooxygenase has product MLIRIVRMHFTDAGVDEFLQIFNANKEAIRNFEGCTHLQLLKDFDTPNTYTTLSHWHDAESLERYRKSELFGNVWGRVKNLFAERSQAFSLQKFIEL; this is encoded by the coding sequence ATGCTGATCAGGATTGTGCGCATGCATTTTACTGACGCTGGCGTGGATGAATTCCTCCAGATTTTCAATGCCAATAAAGAAGCCATCCGGAACTTTGAAGGCTGCACCCACCTGCAGTTGCTGAAAGATTTTGACACCCCCAATACCTACACGACCTTAAGCCACTGGCACGATGCCGAAAGCCTGGAACGCTACCGGAAATCAGAACTTTTTGGCAATGTTTGGGGACGTGTAAAAAACCTTTTTGCAGAACGATCGCAGGCATTTTCGTTGCAGAAATTTATTGAACTGTAA
- a CDS encoding GIY-YIG nuclease family protein, with translation MWTVYVLRSLKSNKRYVGMTQNLTHRLQQHNSGKSKFTSGHMPWVIIYTENHPSTEAARKREKYLKSAAGRKFLDQNCAGSLPD, from the coding sequence ATGTGGACAGTCTACGTTTTACGAAGTTTAAAATCAAACAAGCGATATGTGGGCATGACACAAAATCTTACCCATCGTTTACAGCAACATAATTCAGGAAAATCAAAATTCACCTCTGGGCATATGCCTTGGGTTATAATTTACACCGAAAATCATCCCTCAACTGAGGCAGCAAGAAAAAGAGAGAAGTATTTAAAGTCTGCTGCCGGAAGAAAATTCCTCGATCAAAACTGTGCCGGTTCCCTGCCCGACTGA
- a CDS encoding SAM-dependent chlorinase/fluorinase gives MAIITLLTDSGESDHYVAAIKAKILSTNPGLTIIDITHRIQPCDLAHAAFVLRAVFRDFPKGTVHLVGVHATGSREDAAIALQVEDHYFVGTDNGLFGLVTDKPHQKLVELNLVNNIPSTFPERDVFAPAAARLASGVNITTLGKPMPTFKKMIDRQMKATKKQITGHVVRVDNFGNLVTNITREAFDILSKGKNYTIQFGGEKFRKVHTLYSQADEGECFMVFNSLGLLEIGLYKGNASELLGLSYDSMVNIIFDEQA, from the coding sequence ATGGCCATTATTACCCTGCTGACAGATTCCGGAGAAAGTGACCATTACGTGGCCGCCATAAAGGCAAAAATATTGTCTACCAACCCGGGCCTAACCATCATTGACATTACCCATCGCATTCAACCCTGCGACCTTGCCCATGCAGCTTTTGTTTTACGGGCTGTGTTTCGGGATTTTCCGAAAGGCACTGTTCATTTGGTTGGCGTTCACGCCACCGGCAGCCGCGAAGATGCAGCCATAGCCTTGCAGGTGGAAGATCATTACTTTGTGGGAACCGACAACGGTCTGTTTGGCCTTGTAACCGATAAGCCCCACCAAAAGCTGGTTGAATTAAACCTGGTAAATAACATTCCCTCCACTTTTCCCGAGCGTGATGTTTTTGCGCCAGCCGCAGCACGGCTGGCCAGTGGCGTAAACATTACCACACTGGGTAAACCCATGCCTACTTTCAAAAAAATGATCGACCGGCAAATGAAAGCCACCAAAAAACAAATTACCGGGCATGTGGTGCGGGTAGATAATTTCGGCAACCTGGTTACCAACATTACCCGCGAAGCGTTTGATATCCTGAGCAAAGGGAAAAATTATACCATTCAGTTTGGTGGTGAAAAATTCAGGAAGGTTCATACCCTTTACAGCCAGGCCGATGAAGGTGAGTGTTTTATGGTTTTTAATAGTTTAGGCCTTTTGGAAATTGGCCTTTATAAAGGCAATGCCTCCGAACTGCTGGGCCTGAGTTATGACAGCATGGTGAATATTATATTTGATGAGCAGGCATAA
- a CDS encoding DUF3999 family protein: MKRIVFSVTLLLYVFFVSAQTAFQYRRPVENVPAEDWYAIPFPVDIYQKITKDFSDIRIFSITEKDTTEIPYLVKIRKDEVSIEDFTLPLLNQSRANGIFYFTVQVPAGKVLNTLTLNFPEKNYDARVSIEGSTDRKEWFAIVNNKRIVSIYQDNIDYTNATVHFADSDYPYLRIQVKADKQLTLAGASFKYSSTKKGNPITLSDFTATTTTENKQTNIRIRAPYRTAVNTLTIHATHNTDFYRSYRLTYATDSIKTEKGWVQNYSTLKQGYLTSLDSNKINFETLITHELKLTINNLDNPPLTINTIEATGPQVEIIAKLQPGQNTFLYYGNARLPTPQYDLIHFEEKIPKSLKIISLLNEETLQAPQQQKALFTQKFWLWTILIVVIGIMGYFTLQMLNRKD; encoded by the coding sequence ATGAAAAGAATTGTGTTTAGTGTTACGCTTCTGCTTTATGTTTTTTTCGTATCGGCACAAACAGCATTTCAATACAGAAGGCCTGTTGAGAATGTTCCTGCAGAAGATTGGTATGCTATTCCGTTTCCGGTTGATATTTATCAGAAAATCACTAAAGATTTTTCCGACATCCGGATATTTTCCATAACCGAAAAAGACACAACAGAAATACCCTACCTGGTAAAAATCCGGAAAGACGAAGTATCCATAGAAGACTTTACCCTGCCCCTGCTCAACCAAAGCCGCGCAAATGGAATATTTTATTTTACAGTTCAAGTACCGGCCGGAAAAGTATTGAATACCTTAACGCTGAATTTTCCTGAAAAGAATTATGATGCGCGGGTTAGCATCGAAGGCAGCACCGACAGAAAAGAATGGTTTGCGATCGTCAACAATAAACGAATTGTATCCATATACCAGGATAATATTGACTATACCAATGCCACTGTCCATTTTGCGGATAGCGACTACCCGTATTTGCGCATCCAGGTAAAAGCCGACAAGCAACTTACCCTGGCAGGCGCTTCCTTTAAATATTCTTCAACCAAAAAGGGAAATCCTATTACACTTTCGGATTTTACAGCAACCACTACTACAGAAAACAAGCAAACCAATATACGCATAAGGGCACCTTACCGCACTGCGGTTAACACGCTCACTATCCATGCAACACACAACACCGATTTTTACCGGAGTTACAGATTGACATACGCCACCGACAGCATAAAAACAGAAAAAGGATGGGTACAAAATTATTCAACACTAAAACAAGGCTATCTCACTTCGCTTGACTCCAATAAAATCAATTTTGAGACCCTGATAACCCACGAACTGAAATTAACCATCAACAACCTCGACAATCCTCCGCTAACCATCAATACTATTGAGGCGACTGGCCCGCAGGTTGAAATAATAGCCAAACTTCAACCCGGACAAAACACCTTTCTTTATTATGGCAATGCCCGCCTCCCAACGCCACAGTATGATTTGATCCACTTTGAGGAAAAAATCCCAAAATCACTAAAAATTATTTCCTTGTTGAATGAGGAAACCCTGCAGGCACCGCAACAACAAAAAGCACTCTTTACCCAAAAATTCTGGCTCTGGACAATCCTTATCGTTGTTATCGGCATCATGGGGTACTTTACCCTGCAAATGCTCAACCGAAAGGATTGA
- a CDS encoding peptidylprolyl isomerase, translating into MQIAKNTVVSIHYTLRDDQGNVLDSSEGKDPLFYIQGIGNLIPGMEEGLEGKLKGDKLDIKVAPEKGYGVRNNALIQKVPRTAFGDQEVRPGMQFQAQTSNGAQVVTVTEVSLDSVTVDGNHPLAGVGLNFAVEVMDVRQATEDELEHGHVHGPGGHHHH; encoded by the coding sequence ATGCAAATCGCAAAAAACACGGTTGTCTCAATCCATTATACGCTTCGCGATGACCAAGGTAATGTACTGGATTCAAGTGAGGGCAAAGACCCGTTGTTCTACATACAGGGTATCGGTAACCTGATACCAGGAATGGAAGAAGGGCTGGAAGGTAAACTGAAGGGCGACAAACTGGATATCAAAGTGGCTCCGGAAAAAGGATACGGTGTACGCAACAATGCCCTTATACAAAAAGTACCACGCACCGCATTTGGTGATCAGGAAGTGAGGCCAGGCATGCAGTTCCAGGCACAAACCAGCAATGGAGCACAAGTGGTAACCGTAACCGAAGTTAGCTTGGATAGTGTTACCGTTGACGGTAACCATCCGCTTGCCGGGGTTGGGTTAAACTTCGCTGTTGAAGTGATGGATGTGCGACAAGCTACAGAAGATGAACTGGAACACGGGCATGTGCATGGCCCGGGGGGACACCACCATCATTGA
- a CDS encoding RNA-binding protein, with protein MNIYVANIPFKATEAELKGLFEEYGEVSSAKIIMDKFTQRSRGFGFVEMNDDSAAQQAISSLNGADFMGKNLVVNEARPRTDAPRGGGNRGGGGFRKNFNRDQY; from the coding sequence ATGAACATTTATGTTGCCAACATCCCTTTTAAAGCAACGGAAGCAGAATTGAAGGGGTTATTCGAAGAGTATGGTGAAGTTAGCTCCGCTAAAATCATCATGGACAAGTTTACACAACGCAGCCGTGGTTTCGGCTTTGTTGAAATGAATGATGACTCAGCAGCCCAACAAGCCATTTCATCACTTAATGGTGCTGACTTTATGGGCAAGAACCTGGTGGTTAACGAAGCTCGTCCGCGTACCGATGCACCGCGCGGTGGCGGCAACCGTGGCGGTGGCGGCTTCAGGAAAAATTTTAATCGCGATCAGTATTAA